One Elusimicrobiales bacterium genomic window, AACCCGTCCGTGATGAATTTTTTGCACAGCAGCAATGTTCCCGCGCAGGCCAGATTTGCCAGCGCGGCGGGCAGCAGCGCGCCGAATTTAACATTGCCCGTGCCGAAAGACCAGACCAGTATCCCGAATACCAGCGCGAAAGGCAGCGAGAGGAATATTATATGGTTGAGCGTGCCTATGCAGCTTGCGTAAATCAGGACCGCGGTAGCGGCAAGGCAGCGCTTTGTTGTCAGTCGCCATGCGGATATAATAACCGCCGCCGCCAGAAAGTTATTCAGCGCGCACACCTCCCAGGCGATTCGCGATTCAAAAGGGAAAAACGGCAAAGCCAGCAGCAGCGCGCCCAGAACCAGAAGCGATTCCATCCCCATCGTCAAAGCGACGAAAAATGCCATCGCCCCGGCGGCTGCCGTGTTAAGCGCGGCTCCCGCCAGCCGCAGCGAGAATACCGACGGCCCCGCCCAGCCGAATACTTTCGCCGCCAGCCAGGCGTGAAACGGCCCCGTGTACCAGTTCATCCCGTGCGGCGAGGCGAGGCCGGAGTGCCGGATTTCCATGGCGCGCAGCCCCGTCCATGCCTCGTCCGCGCTGAAGCCGGGGACGGAGCCGAGTTTGAAAAATATCAGCGCGCCCGCCGCAACGGCGAACACCGCCGCCGCAACAGCCGCTTTTATTGAGGATTTCATCTAAAACCATTTTATCATTTTGCCTGCGGAAAGTTTTAAGCGTCCCGCGCGTATATTATATGCGGGGCGACGAAATCGCCCCCCGGAAAAGGAGAGGTATGAAACTTAACAAGACAATGTTTGTATCCGTCATCGCAACCCTGGTGTTTGCGGTTGCGCAGATAAAATCTTCCGCGCAAATGCCGGGGGAGACGCTGCTGGTGAATGTTACCGCCGAAGCAGTCGGAACAAATGCCGCCAAAATCACGGCGGAAGTTTATGAGGGCGGCGCGCCGCTGGGCAAGCCGGCGGCTTTTCTGTCCGAAGGCCAGAGGGCGGAGATGACTCTCAGAAGCGGCGCGGGCGGCGATATCGTTGTCAGATTTACTGCGCCTGCCGCGGGAAAATACGGGGTTTCAGTCAGCAGAAAATGAGCGCATATTCCCGCGCCGGGGATAATTTACTCCCGGCGCGGAATATGTATTATTGTGCGGAGGCTGCATGGCTACAGACGCGACGGTTTGCGATGATAACGAAATGGTGTCGGATATTCTGGCGGGCGAGAGCGCGTCTTTCAGGCGCATTGTGGAGAAATATCAGAAACCGCTCTATGACCTTGCTTTTCGCATGACCGGCAATGTTGAAGATGCTCAGGATATCCTGCAAACTTCTTTCATAAAAATGTATTCCAGCCTGAAGGATTATGACGCGCTGCGTTCCTTTCGCAACTGGGCTTATACCATTGTGCTGAATCAGACGCGCAGCCATCTGCGCCGCAAGGCGTTGCTGAGATTTTTACCCTTTTCAGGCGGAGGTGAGGAGGAAAGCGGGGAGCTTGATATTGCCGATAATTCGCAGAATACTGAAAACGCTGTTGCATGGCGGCAGTTGCTGCGTGATCTGGAAAAAAATTTGCTGAAGCTGCCGCCGGAACTGCGCGAGCCGTTCATACTGTACCACTTCCATAATATCACCGTGGAGAATATGGCGGCGCAGCTTGGAATTTCCCGCAATGCCGTGCATATACGCTTGTCGCGCGCGCGGACGGCTCTTTTCAAAAACATGCCCGCGCTGGCGTCAAGTCATGGAGGCGTCTATGAAACCAGATAACGCGGAATTGGAAAAGGTGTTTATGGAATTTTGCAAAGACGCGCCAATGCATGAGCCGCGTCCGGCCTGGCCTGAAATTGCCGATAAGCTTTGCAACGGCGCAAGGCGCGGTTTCGCGCCGCGTTTTGCGCCCGCATTGTGCGTTGCTGCGGCATGTCTGCTTCTTTTGTTTGCGCTTCCGCAAGTGCGCGCCGCCGCCGGCGAGATAATGCGCAGGCTGCTGTCGGTGAGGTATTCGCTGGTTATGGGCGGGTACAGGACAGACGGGGCGCTGCTGTTCCCAGACGGCGCGGAAAAAGTTGTAAGGACGCCGCATGGGAAAACAGTGATGAGGATGGAGCCTATGGGGGACAATGCCGTGCTTATCAGCGCGAAAGTCTATGACGCGCGCGGCAATATCGTGTCCAGCCCGAAACTGGCCTCGCTCAAAAATGTTGAGGCTGCCATGACAGTTTGCCCCGGTTCCGGCAAACCATGCTTCACTCTTTCCATAACGCCGGAGGACACGCAATCATACAAAGTCCGCGTCGTAAAATAGCTATAATCAATAAATGAGCGAAAGCGGCATTTGTCTTGAGGGGCGGGGGCTTTGCAAAGTCTACGGCGAAGGCACGGCCGCCGCGCGGGTGTTTGAAAATATCTCCGTCTCCGTGCGGCGGGCGGAG contains:
- a CDS encoding RNA polymerase sigma factor, whose protein sequence is MATDATVCDDNEMVSDILAGESASFRRIVEKYQKPLYDLAFRMTGNVEDAQDILQTSFIKMYSSLKDYDALRSFRNWAYTIVLNQTRSHLRRKALLRFLPFSGGGEEESGELDIADNSQNTENAVAWRQLLRDLEKNLLKLPPELREPFILYHFHNITVENMAAQLGISRNAVHIRLSRARTALFKNMPALASSHGGVYETR